One Palaemon carinicauda isolate YSFRI2023 chromosome 5, ASM3689809v2, whole genome shotgun sequence DNA window includes the following coding sequences:
- the LOC137641072 gene encoding uncharacterized protein produces MEECTVEDIVKNGRCSTISLNHYLLLSPLHLPLTSPPASHPLSLTSPPTLHLSPCLSPLPLPFISLLSSHLPPSSHLSPCLSPLTLCLSPLPLPFTSPPASHLSPFLSSLSSPLTSPLPLTSPPASHLSPFVSPLPLPLTSPPSFPLTSPLASYLSPFLSSHFSPCLLPLPLPPTSPPFISPSSSHLSPFLQPLPMPLNSPPSSHLSPFLSPLPILVTSPPFSHLSPSSHLSPISHLSPCL; encoded by the exons ATGGAAGAATGTACAGTAGAAGACATCGTGAAG AATGGGCGGTGTAGTACAATCTCCCTCAACCACTACCTCTTGCTCTCACCTCTCCACCTTCCTCTCACCTCTCCCCCTGCCTCTCACCCTTTGTctctcacctctccccctaccttacACCTCTCCCCCTGCCTCTCACCTCTCCCCCTTCCtttcatctctctcctctcctctcaccTCCCCCCTTCCTCTCACCTCTCCCCCTGCCTCTCACCTCTCACCCTTTGTctctcacctctccccctacctttcACCTCTCCCCCTGCCTCTCACCTCTCCCCCTTCCtttcatctctctcctctcctctcaccTCCCCCCTTCCTCTCACCTCTCCCCCTGCCTCTCACCTCTCACCCTTTGTCTCACCTCTCCCCCTGCCTCTCACCTCTCCCCCTTCCTTTCCTCTCACTTCTCCCCTTGCCTCTTACCTCTCCCCCTTCCTTTCCTCTCACTTCTCCCCTTGCCTCTTACCTCTCCCCCTGCCTCCCACCTCTCCCCCTTTCATATCTCCCTCTTCCTctcacctctcccctttcctccAACCTCTCCCCATGCCTCTCAACTCTCCCCCTTCCTCTCACCTCTCCCCCTTCCTCTCACCTCTCCCCATTCTTGTAACCTCTCCTCCTTTCTCTCACCTCTCCCCTTCCTCTCACCTCTCCCCTATCTCTCACCTCTCCCCCTGTCTCTAA